One segment of Scomber scombrus chromosome 3, fScoSco1.1, whole genome shotgun sequence DNA contains the following:
- the kcna3a gene encoding potassium voltage-gated channel subfamily A member 3, which translates to MDDQTRSVIPSPSSSRHRGSNETDRRGYAVVEKGIMTVENMLEESAVLSAPHLSVDRFERGRQGCCERVVINISGLRFETQLKTFNQFPDTLLGDPRKRMRYFDPLRNEYFFDRNRPSFDAILYYYQSGGRLRRPVNVPIDIFSEEIRFYQLGEEAMEKFRDDEGFIKEEERVLPKHDFQKQVWLLFEYPESSGPARGIAIVSVLVILISIVIFCMETLPEFRDDRDPATVAPTVNGTAPFVPNPFTDPFFVIETLCIIWFSFELLVRFFACPSKTTFSKNIMNIIDIVAIIPYFITLGTELAQKENNSGQQAMSLAILRVIRLVRVFRIFKLSRHSKGLQILGQTLKASMRELGLLIFFLFIGVILFSSAVYFAEADDPTSSFTSIPDAFWWAVVTMTTVGYGDMHPVTIGGKIVGSLCAIAGVLTIALPVPVIVSNFNYFYHRETDGEDQPHYAHIVSCEHLPSEELRRSSSSSSLSKSEYMVIEEGINSAFKQPNFTTENNQNCVNIKKIFTDV; encoded by the coding sequence ATGGATGACCAGACCCGCAGCGTGATCCCGTCGCCTTCGTCCTCCAGGCACAGGGGCAGCAACGAGACTGACCGCCGGGGTTATGCCGTGGTGGAGAAGGGCATCATGACTGTGGAAAACATGCTGGAGGAATCCGCCGTGCTCTCGGCGCCTCACCTGTCCGTGGATAGATTTGAGCGCGGTCGCCAAGGATGCTGCGAGAGGGTCGTTATCAACATTTCAGGTTTACGCTTCGAGACGCAACTTAAAACTTTCAACCAGTTCCCAGACACGCTGCTGGGGGACCCCAGGAAAAGAATGCGCTACTTTGACCCACTGAGGAACGAGTACTTCTTCGACAGGAACAGACCCAGCTTTGATGCCATCCTGTACTACTACCAGTCAGGGGGTCGCTTACGGAGACCTGTTAACGTCCCCATTGATATTTTCTCCGAGGAAATTAGGTTTTATCAACTCGGGGAGGAAGCAATGGAGAAATTCCGTGATGATGAAGGCTTTATAAAAGAAGAGGAGCGCGTACTGCCCAAACATGACTTCCAAAAGCAGGTTTGGCTTTTGTTTGAGTATCCTGAAAGCTCCGGACCAGCGAGGGGGATAGCCATCGTTTCAGTGCTTGTCATTTTGATTTCAATTGTCATTTTTTGCATGGAGACTCTGCCGGAATTTCGGGATGACAGAGACCCAGCCACAGTGGCACCCACGGTCAATGGCACGGCGCCTTTTGTGCCAAACCCCTTCACAGACCCATTCTTTGTGATAGAGACCCTCTGTATCATATGGTTCTCTTTCGAGTTGCTGGTCAGGTTTTTCGCCTGCCCCAGCAAAACAACCTTCTCCAAAAACATCATGAATATCATTGACATTGTCGCCATAATCCCCTACTTTATCACTTTGGGGACAGAGCTGGCCCAGAAGGAAAACAACAGTGGCCAGCAGGCGATGTCCCTCGCCATCCTGAGGGTGATCAGACTGGTGAGGGTCTTTCGCATTTTTAAGCTCTCACGACACTCAAAGGGACTTCAGATTTTGGGACAGACCCTTAAGGCCAGCATGAGGGAGCTGGGCTTgctcatattttttcttttcatcggAGTTATTCTCTTCTCCAGCGCGGTTTACTTTGCAGAAGCAGACGACCCCACTTCCAGCTTCACCAGCATCCCGGACGCGTTTTGGTGGGCAGTGGTCACCATGACCACAGTTGGATACGGAGACATGCACCCGGTGACCATCGGTGGGAAAATAGTGGGGTCTCTATGCGCAATAGCTGGCGTGCTGACCATTGCCTTACCAGTGCCAGTGATTGTGTCCaattttaactatttttacCACAGGGAGACTGACGGAGAGGATCAGCCACATTACGCACACATAGTCAGCTGTGAGCACCTCCCCTCTGAGGAGCTGAGGAGGTCGTCCAGCTCCTCATCCCTGAGCAAGTCAGAGTATATGGTGATAGAGGAGGGCATCAACAGTGCGTTCAAGCAGCCCAACTTCACCACCGAGAACAACCAGAACTGCGTGAACATCAAAAAGATTTTCACAGACGTGTAA